The Mycoplasma nasistruthionis genome contains a region encoding:
- a CDS encoding tRNA (cytidine(34)-2'-O)-methyltransferase yields MLNIVLYQPEIHVNTGNIIRTCYALGAKLHIIKPIGFDLHPKWLKRAGAGRLLSDIEHEVHDSYQDFANKYKDKNIYYITRYGLKTYDQVDFKNEYDTKQEIWLMFGRESTGIDKNVLKDHIDNCLRIPMVSAMRSINLGNCVSIISFEVMRQLDWNDLSLYEVEKGKDFLLKHDNFK; encoded by the coding sequence ATGTTAAATATTGTTTTATATCAACCAGAAATTCATGTTAATACAGGTAATATCATTAGAACTTGCTATGCCTTAGGAGCAAAGCTTCATATCATTAAACCAATTGGTTTTGATTTACATCCTAAATGACTTAAACGTGCAGGAGCAGGACGTTTACTGTCAGACATTGAACATGAAGTTCATGATTCTTATCAAGATTTTGCTAATAAATACAAAGATAAAAATATTTATTATATAACCAGATACGGGCTAAAAACATATGATCAAGTTGATTTTAAAAATGAATATGACACTAAGCAAGAAATTTGATTAATGTTCGGAAGAGAATCGACTGGAATTGATAAAAATGTTTTAAAAGATCATATTGACAACTGCTTAAGAATACCGATGGTTTCCGCTATGCGTTCAATTAACTTAGGTAATTGTGTAAGCATTATTAGTTTTGAGGTTATGCGTCAGCTAGATTGAAATGATTTATCATTGTATGAAGTTGAAAAAGGGAAAGATTTTTTATTAAAACATGACAATTTTAAGTAA
- the parE gene encoding DNA topoisomerase IV subunit B produces the protein MTNNNYDASSIKQLKGLEAVRKRPGMYIGSTDVNGLHHLVWEIVDNSIDEALAGHATKINVVLRQDGSVLVSDNGRGIPVDKVKGENKTAVELVFTELHAGGKFSDQAYKTSGGLHGVGSSVVNALSTKLIATVSRNNKLYQTIFNQDKIVQKTQEIGTSKETGTTVEFWPDYALFRRAKLNFYRISERLKESAFLVSNLKITLTDQIENKQEVYQYKDGLKSFLSFLNDSKTNLIDPISFKGESKNIEIDFAFQWTDSYNETILSFVNNVKTRDGGTHEQGLKSAFNKTINEIATKEGVLKGGKTFDFVDISEGLSVVLSLKVPESLLEFVSQTKDKLGTPDAKTAVEDVVSKNLQHWISTNKDSWKKILNKIKSAYDLRIEEKKNKEEARKSKKILKEKTILSDKLTPATSKKVEEKELFLVEGDSAGGSAKSGRDRKYQAILPLRGKVINSEKKKLSDVLKNTEISTIINTIGAGFGKDFDALKAQYGKIIIMTDADTDGAHIQVLLLTFFYRFMKPLIDQGKVFIALPPLYKVLLSKSKQVKYAWDDDDLKDILDNTKESYELQRYKGLGEMNADQLWETTMNPETRTLIQATIEDAMRAERRISVLMGENAEYRREWIDQNVDFSAEDDYIEKLTDKLDFAE, from the coding sequence ATGACAAATAACAATTATGATGCAAGTAGTATTAAGCAATTAAAGGGTTTAGAAGCCGTTAGAAAAAGACCGGGAATGTATATCGGTTCAACCGATGTAAATGGTTTACATCACTTAGTCTGAGAAATTGTTGATAACTCAATTGATGAAGCTTTAGCAGGTCATGCAACCAAAATTAATGTTGTTTTAAGACAAGATGGATCAGTTTTAGTGTCTGACAACGGTCGTGGAATTCCTGTGGATAAAGTTAAGGGTGAAAACAAAACAGCTGTAGAATTAGTCTTTACAGAGTTGCACGCTGGTGGAAAATTCAGTGATCAAGCCTATAAAACTTCTGGAGGTTTGCATGGAGTTGGTTCAAGTGTTGTTAATGCCTTATCAACCAAATTAATAGCGACAGTGTCAAGAAACAATAAGTTGTATCAAACAATTTTTAATCAAGATAAAATTGTCCAAAAAACGCAAGAAATTGGAACAAGTAAAGAAACGGGTACAACAGTGGAATTTTGGCCTGATTATGCACTATTTAGACGAGCTAAGTTAAATTTCTACAGAATTTCAGAAAGATTAAAAGAAAGTGCTTTTTTAGTATCAAATCTAAAAATCACATTAACTGATCAAATTGAAAATAAACAAGAAGTTTATCAGTACAAAGATGGATTAAAGTCATTCTTAAGCTTCTTAAATGACTCAAAAACTAACTTAATTGATCCAATTTCATTCAAAGGTGAAAGTAAAAATATTGAAATAGATTTTGCATTTCAATGAACGGATTCATATAATGAAACAATTTTAAGTTTTGTTAACAACGTTAAAACAAGAGACGGTGGAACTCATGAACAAGGTTTAAAATCTGCATTTAATAAAACCATTAATGAAATAGCCACAAAAGAAGGGGTTTTAAAAGGTGGAAAAACTTTTGATTTTGTCGATATATCAGAAGGTTTATCTGTTGTTTTATCACTGAAAGTTCCTGAAAGCTTACTTGAATTTGTTAGTCAGACGAAAGATAAATTAGGTACACCTGACGCGAAAACCGCAGTGGAAGATGTTGTTTCAAAAAACCTACAACATTGAATTAGTACAAATAAAGATTCTTGAAAGAAAATTTTAAATAAAATCAAAAGTGCCTATGACTTAAGAATTGAAGAAAAGAAAAACAAAGAAGAAGCTAGAAAATCTAAAAAAATTCTTAAAGAGAAAACAATTTTAAGCGATAAATTAACCCCAGCAACTTCGAAAAAAGTTGAAGAAAAAGAATTATTTTTAGTCGAAGGAGATTCGGCTGGTGGTAGTGCTAAAAGTGGAAGAGACAGAAAATATCAAGCAATTTTACCGCTAAGAGGTAAGGTTATTAACTCAGAAAAGAAAAAATTATCTGATGTGCTTAAAAACACTGAAATAAGTACAATTATTAACACAATAGGTGCCGGTTTTGGTAAAGACTTTGATGCTTTAAAAGCACAGTATGGAAAAATTATAATCATGACAGATGCCGATACTGACGGAGCCCACATTCAAGTTTTATTATTAACATTTTTCTACCGTTTCATGAAACCTTTGATTGACCAAGGAAAAGTGTTTATTGCGCTTCCACCTCTATATAAGGTGCTTTTAAGTAAATCTAAGCAAGTTAAATATGCTTGAGATGACGATGACTTAAAAGATATTTTAGACAATACAAAAGAAAGTTATGAACTACAGCGTTATAAAGGTTTAGGCGAAATGAACGCCGATCAACTTTGAGAAACTACAATGAATCCTGAAACGAGAACATTAATTCAAGCAACCATTGAAGATGCTATGCGAGCTGAACGTAGAATAAGTGTTTTAATGGGTGAAAATGCTGAATATAGACGTGAATGAATTGATCAAAACGTTGATTTTTCAGCAGAAGATGATTATATTGAAAAATTAACTGACAAATTAGATTTTGCTGAATAG
- the ftsY gene encoding signal recognition particle-docking protein FtsY, with the protein MGFFKKLINKVFKKDEVTQEQKVKELQQEFEQKQQLEVIKSDKFQKYEEGFNASSSFGKQLLEIQNRHIKIDEEFFEELEELLIMSDINSNLVDVMIERIKSEVRTNNIDDPKLIGEIVADQMFAIYTNDSIVNTNLNYEDGRLNVFIFVGVNGSGKTTSIAKMAYKYIKEGKKVLIAAGDTFRAGAVNQLGVWADRIGANIVKPDKEGADPSSVVYKACQMAVEQEYDLLIIDTAGRLQNKVNLMKELEKMVGVIHKFVEDAPHETILVLDATTGQNGLSQARGFKEVCDLTGIVLTKMDGTSKGGIVLSIKDEYDLDVKYVGLGEKLDDLQEFDLELFIYQMTKDLINE; encoded by the coding sequence ATGGGATTTTTTAAAAAATTAATTAACAAAGTTTTCAAAAAAGATGAAGTAACTCAAGAACAAAAAGTTAAAGAATTACAACAAGAATTTGAACAAAAACAACAGCTTGAAGTAATTAAAAGTGATAAGTTCCAAAAATATGAAGAAGGATTTAATGCTTCTTCATCTTTTGGTAAACAGTTGCTAGAAATTCAAAATAGACACATAAAGATAGATGAAGAGTTTTTTGAAGAATTAGAAGAACTATTAATTATGTCAGACATTAATTCAAACTTAGTTGATGTTATGATAGAAAGAATTAAATCTGAAGTTAGGACAAATAACATTGATGATCCAAAACTGATCGGTGAAATAGTTGCTGATCAAATGTTTGCAATTTATACAAATGATTCGATTGTTAATACTAACTTAAACTATGAAGATGGTAGATTGAATGTCTTTATTTTTGTCGGAGTCAATGGTTCAGGTAAAACCACTTCAATCGCTAAAATGGCTTATAAATACATCAAAGAAGGTAAGAAAGTTTTAATAGCAGCTGGCGATACTTTTAGAGCTGGTGCAGTTAATCAATTAGGTGTTTGAGCAGATAGAATTGGTGCAAACATTGTCAAACCTGACAAAGAAGGCGCTGACCCTTCAAGTGTTGTATATAAGGCTTGTCAAATGGCTGTAGAGCAAGAATATGATTTATTAATCATCGATACAGCAGGTAGATTACAAAATAAAGTCAATCTAATGAAAGAACTTGAAAAAATGGTAGGCGTTATTCATAAGTTTGTTGAAGACGCACCACATGAAACTATTTTAGTACTTGATGCAACCACTGGTCAAAATGGATTATCTCAAGCTAGAGGTTTTAAAGAAGTATGTGATTTAACTGGTATTGTGTTAACTAAAATGGATGGAACAAGTAAGGGTGGTATTGTTTTATCAATTAAAGATGAATATGATTTAGATGTTAAATACGTTGGTTTAGGTGAAAAACTTGATGATTTACAAGAGTTTGATTTAGAGTTATTTATTTATCAAATGACTAAGGATCTAATCAATGAATAA
- the cmk gene encoding (d)CMP kinase, giving the protein MKVNIAIDGPSGAGKSTISKQIAQILGYTFINSGSIYRAVAYQANKHGYLLEQNNDPVQMENILADCKIQLLPNDVTMLNGEDISRQIRSEFISKITPIIAKIPRVREFVVDFIQKITLKDKGYIIDGRDTTYKIMPHAEVKVFLFADPQIRAKRRYEQLRAMNYDITLDEVIVETKLRDEQDFHRQLDPLQRTPDSVYIDSTSMEMEEVIDKILEIVKQKGGLSA; this is encoded by the coding sequence ATGAAAGTTAATATTGCTATTGACGGACCAAGTGGCGCAGGAAAAAGTACCATTTCCAAACAAATTGCACAAATACTTGGTTATACTTTTATTAACAGCGGAAGCATTTATCGTGCTGTAGCTTATCAAGCTAATAAACATGGATATTTATTAGAACAAAACAATGATCCAGTTCAAATGGAAAACATTTTAGCTGATTGTAAAATTCAACTACTACCTAACGATGTAACAATGCTAAACGGCGAAGATATTTCAAGACAAATTCGTTCAGAGTTTATTTCAAAAATAACTCCGATTATTGCAAAAATCCCTAGAGTTAGAGAATTTGTGGTTGATTTTATACAAAAAATCACTCTAAAGGATAAGGGTTATATTATCGACGGTAGAGATACAACTTATAAAATCATGCCACATGCAGAAGTTAAAGTTTTCTTATTTGCTGACCCACAAATTCGTGCAAAACGTAGATACGAACAGTTAAGAGCTATGAATTATGACATAACTTTAGATGAAGTTATTGTTGAAACTAAACTTCGTGATGAACAAGATTTTCACCGTCAATTAGACCCTTTACAAAGAACACCTGATTCTGTTTACATAGATTCAACATCAATGGAAATGGAAGAAGTAATTGACAAAATCTTAGAAATAGTTAAGCAAAAAGGAGGTTTAAGTGCGTAA
- the rpmB gene encoding 50S ribosomal protein L28, with protein sequence MSRRDVLTGRGPQSGNKRSHALNATKRKFNVNLQKVRVTVDGQRLTLKVSAKTLKTLKNKGLI encoded by the coding sequence ATGTCAAGAAGAGATGTCTTAACAGGTAGAGGTCCTCAATCAGGAAACAAACGTTCTCACGCATTAAACGCTACAAAAAGAAAATTTAATGTAAACTTACAAAAAGTTAGAGTAACAGTTGATGGACAAAGACTAACATTAAAAGTTAGTGCAAAAACATTAAAAACCTTAAAAAACAAAGGTTTAATCTAA
- a CDS encoding TrmH family RNA methyltransferase: MTILSKNNQKIKDIIKLKDKKYRDKSKLFLVEGYHLVNEAKEKGILVETLELIDKNKFDNSIQVSPEILASLTDTKTPQGIVGVCKISENNSDIGSKVLVLDNLQDPGNVGTIIRTAKAFGFNDIIISNFDYFNPKVIRSSQGAFFKTNLYKTNNTRHELINLKSQGYTIYSTILNTNAKQLNSVVVDDKKLVIVVGNEGNGISKEVQEVSDFGLYIPIEFESLNVAVATGIVLNHFYNDKKR, from the coding sequence ATGACAATTTTAAGTAAAAATAATCAAAAGATAAAAGACATCATAAAACTAAAAGATAAGAAATACAGGGATAAAAGTAAATTGTTTTTAGTTGAAGGCTATCATTTGGTAAATGAAGCAAAAGAAAAAGGTATTTTAGTTGAAACCTTAGAATTAATTGACAAAAACAAGTTTGATAATTCAATTCAAGTAAGTCCTGAAATTTTGGCATCATTAACTGATACAAAAACCCCTCAAGGTATAGTTGGGGTTTGTAAAATATCTGAAAATAACAGTGACATAGGTTCAAAAGTTTTGGTTTTGGATAATTTACAAGATCCAGGTAATGTTGGAACTATTATAAGAACAGCCAAAGCATTTGGTTTTAATGATATTATTATTAGCAATTTTGACTATTTTAATCCTAAAGTAATTAGATCATCTCAAGGGGCATTTTTTAAAACTAATTTATATAAAACAAATAATACAAGACATGAATTGATAAACCTAAAATCACAAGGTTATACAATTTACTCAACAATCTTAAACACAAACGCCAAACAACTTAATAGCGTAGTTGTCGATGACAAAAAACTAGTTATAGTAGTAGGCAATGAAGGTAATGGTATTAGCAAAGAAGTCCAAGAAGTTTCTGACTTTGGACTTTATATACCAATCGAATTTGAAAGTTTAAACGTAGCAGTTGCTACAGGAATTGTTTTAAATCACTTTTACAATGATAAAAAGAGGTAA
- the ylqF gene encoding ribosome biogenesis GTPase YlqF, with protein MNNNQDSEKEYKNWIQWFPGHMAKATRDIKEKANLADVFIVVLDARCPISSYNEDFDSIAPHKPRLFIITKSDLMDKTKKAKIEARFKGEKLLWLDLRKASSRKPILNAVKSLMTEKIQRNKAKGMLITRMKSFVLGVPNCGKSSLINLVSEKSSLKVANYPGVTKEVKWVVNGEYLFLDTPGILLPRFEDQEVAVKLLITGAIKLENFPLEFCASSMYKLVSKYYPERIQALGLVPSDDKIEVYNQLYEYGEKFKIFKEKGKVDWNKTYIQFINWAKNLDNVTYD; from the coding sequence ATGAACAATAATCAAGATTCAGAAAAAGAATACAAAAATTGAATCCAATGATTCCCTGGTCATATGGCAAAAGCCACAAGGGACATTAAAGAAAAAGCGAATTTAGCTGATGTTTTTATTGTTGTTTTAGATGCAAGATGTCCTATTAGCTCTTATAATGAAGATTTTGATTCAATAGCCCCACATAAACCACGTTTATTTATTATTACAAAAAGTGATTTAATGGATAAAACTAAAAAAGCTAAGATTGAAGCAAGGTTCAAAGGTGAAAAATTACTTTGATTAGACCTTAGAAAAGCATCATCAAGAAAACCGATATTAAATGCTGTGAAATCTTTAATGACCGAAAAAATCCAAAGAAACAAAGCTAAAGGAATGCTAATTACAAGAATGAAATCATTTGTTCTAGGAGTTCCAAACTGTGGTAAGAGTAGTTTAATCAATCTTGTTTCAGAAAAAAGTAGTTTAAAAGTTGCGAATTATCCAGGGGTCACAAAAGAAGTTAAGTGAGTTGTTAATGGTGAGTATCTATTCTTAGATACTCCAGGAATTTTATTACCTAGATTTGAAGACCAAGAAGTAGCTGTTAAGTTGCTTATAACAGGAGCTATAAAACTTGAAAACTTTCCTTTAGAATTTTGTGCTAGTTCAATGTATAAACTTGTGTCTAAGTATTATCCAGAAAGAATACAAGCCTTAGGCTTAGTGCCAAGCGATGACAAAATTGAAGTTTACAATCAACTTTATGAATATGGTGAGAAATTTAAAATTTTCAAAGAAAAAGGAAAAGTTGATTGAAACAAAACTTATATTCAATTCATTAATTGAGCCAAAAATCTTGATAATGTTACTTATGATTAA
- a CDS encoding DivIVA domain-containing protein, whose amino-acid sequence MDMKVQDIIKNIEKQEFNLDFEGYSKKQVDAFLEKLSNALTSQLSDINDLKDELKKYKKLYKATLDSYGACQEELNRYKSERKKLDEQ is encoded by the coding sequence ATGGATATGAAAGTGCAAGATATTATTAAAAACATTGAAAAACAAGAGTTTAATTTAGATTTTGAAGGTTATTCTAAAAAGCAAGTTGATGCTTTTTTAGAAAAACTTTCTAATGCCTTAACTTCACAGTTAAGTGACATTAATGACTTAAAAGATGAATTAAAAAAATATAAAAAACTTTATAAAGCAACTTTAGATTCTTATGGAGCTTGTCAAGAAGAGTTGAATAGATACAAGAGTGAAAGGAAAAAACTAGATGAACAATAA
- a CDS encoding sigma factor-like helix-turn-helix DNA-binding protein, with product MNNRSMEAVVKYNKLFDLYENLLTQNQKQVFKLYFQQDLSYAEIAEIMATTRSAAFDTLKKALAKLDKLHDSLQ from the coding sequence ATGAATAACAGATCGATGGAAGCAGTTGTTAAATATAACAAACTGTTTGATTTGTATGAAAATTTATTAACTCAAAATCAAAAGCAAGTTTTTAAATTATATTTTCAACAAGATTTATCATATGCTGAAATTGCTGAAATAATGGCAACTACTAGAAGCGCTGCGTTTGATACACTTAAAAAAGCATTAGCTAAACTTGATAAACTTCATGATTCATTACAATAA
- the der gene encoding ribosome biogenesis GTPase Der: MRNTVAIVGKPNVGKSTFFNKLIGKRVSIVHDEPGVTRDRLYETVHWTGHDIKIIDTGGIEIENRPFQEQIQTQAKIAIEEADVILFLFDGNSEITNDDMFIMNILRRSSKPIIAVANKLEGNQQFDYSWYRLGVDDIFGISALHGEGIGDVLNKCVEYLDFDDIQEEDSFKLAIIGKPNAGKSSLLNNLSQQERSIVSEIAGTTRDSVKADVVINEQLYNIIDTAGITKKSKLVESVDHYALMRAMNSLSDADLTLIVIDASQPEISHFDSRIIGYALENEKPIIMVINKWDLIAKETNTMAEYEKKLRQKFHFVPWVPFVFISAKFNQRLNTLYKTIAEVRNNLERKIKPALLSNLLMEIQLIQPAQSYNGGRLHIYFARQENGKIPTFTFFVNNKKFLHFSYQRQLENQLRQTFDFKGCPIKMNFKNKTGSNLE; this comes from the coding sequence GTGCGTAATACAGTCGCTATTGTTGGTAAACCTAATGTTGGAAAAAGTACTTTTTTCAACAAACTAATTGGTAAACGTGTTTCAATCGTACATGATGAACCAGGTGTGACCAGAGACCGTTTATATGAAACCGTTCACTGAACAGGACACGATATTAAAATTATTGACACTGGTGGAATTGAAATTGAGAACCGTCCTTTTCAGGAACAAATTCAAACACAAGCTAAAATTGCTATTGAAGAAGCTGATGTAATTTTATTTTTATTTGATGGAAATTCAGAAATAACAAATGATGATATGTTCATTATGAATATTTTAAGACGTTCATCAAAACCAATTATTGCTGTTGCAAATAAGCTTGAAGGAAATCAACAATTTGATTACAGTTGATATCGTTTAGGTGTTGATGATATTTTTGGTATTTCTGCGCTTCATGGTGAAGGTATTGGAGATGTTTTAAATAAATGTGTTGAGTATCTAGACTTTGACGATATTCAAGAAGAAGATAGTTTTAAATTAGCTATTATCGGAAAACCAAATGCTGGAAAAAGTTCACTATTAAACAATTTATCTCAACAAGAAAGATCTATTGTTTCAGAAATTGCAGGTACAACCAGAGACAGCGTTAAAGCTGATGTTGTTATTAATGAACAGTTATACAACATTATTGACACTGCCGGAATTACTAAAAAATCTAAACTTGTTGAATCAGTTGATCATTATGCCTTAATGCGTGCTATGAATTCATTATCAGATGCAGATTTAACTTTAATTGTTATTGATGCTTCCCAACCTGAAATTTCACACTTTGATTCAAGAATTATTGGTTATGCACTTGAAAATGAAAAACCAATTATTATGGTTATTAACAAGTGGGACTTAATTGCTAAAGAAACAAACACTATGGCTGAATATGAAAAGAAATTAAGACAAAAATTTCACTTTGTTCCTTGAGTGCCTTTTGTATTTATTTCAGCTAAATTTAATCAACGTTTAAATACTTTATACAAAACTATTGCTGAAGTTAGAAACAATCTTGAAAGAAAAATTAAACCTGCTTTACTTTCAAACTTATTAATGGAAATTCAATTAATTCAACCAGCTCAATCGTATAATGGTGGTAGATTACATATTTATTTTGCTCGTCAAGAAAACGGTAAAATTCCTACATTTACATTTTTTGTTAACAATAAAAAATTCTTACACTTCTCTTATCAAAGACAATTAGAAAATCAATTAAGACAAACTTTTGATTTTAAAGGTTGTCCAATCAAAATGAACTTTAAAAACAAAACAGGTTCAAATTTAGAATAA